Genomic segment of Chloracidobacterium sp. N:
GCTGGACCGTCGAGAGTCCCGATCTGCATACGGCGATTCTCGATGAAGCGAATGGCGGACGCCTCGTGCTCGTCTTCGTGAATCAGGTCAAGCGTGCGCGCGAACTCCACGACCGCCTTCGCGCAAGCGCCGGAGCCGGGGCGGAGGTTCTCCTCGTCCACGCCCGCATGCGCCCGCGCGATCGGCACGCAGTCGTGAGCAAGCTCGGGACCGCCACACCTGCTTCCGGACGCATCGTCGTCACGACACAGGTCCTCGAAGCCGGCGTGGACCTGGACGCCGATGCGCTTTTCACGGAGCTCTGTCCGTGGCCATCGCTCGTGCAGCGTTTTGGTCGGCTGAATCGCAGCGGCACGCGGCCACGATCCAGTGACGTTAACAAGGGCAAGGCAAAGCCGGCGCGGGCTGTGGTCTTCGAGTTTGTGGTCTTCGAGCCGCCGCAGCCGACGAGGGATAAAGAGTCTTCGGCGGACTACGAGGTTCGCCCGAGCTGGCCGTACGAGCCCGAGGCCATCGACGAAGCCCGAAAGCTCCTTGCTCAGGTGGCGGAGGCTCACGACGGCTCCCTCTCGCCCAAGACGCTGTCGACTCTTTCGATCTCGCTTCCGCTCGAAGGACCCGTCCTCCGGCGCTTCGATCTCGACGATCTCTTCGACACCGATCCGGATCTCTCCGGTGGCCACACGGATGTGACGCCGTATTTGCGCGCCGCCGATCGCGACGTCGATGCGTACCTGCTCTGGCGGCGGATCAAGGGAGGGCTTAACGTACGGATCAAGGGAGGGCTTAACGTAGATAAGCAGGTGCCGATCCATCGCGACGAGCTGTGCCCTGTGCCGTTCTACGAAGCGCAGGAAGCGTTCGCGGAACGCGAGGTCTGGATCCTCACGCTCTCTACGGGGCGCAAAGGTCGCGCCGCCTGGCGCAAAGCGACAGGGCGCGAGATCCGCGCCGGCGACACCGTCATGGTCAATCGTGAGGCCGGGTGCTATCGCGAGGATGCCGGCTGGACGGGCGAGGCTAAGGACATCCCGAGCCGGGTCGTCGACCGCTGGGAGAAGAACGGCGGCCAGCTCGTGCGAGCATGGGTCGAGATTGGTGGTGCAGGAAAACCGTTTTTCGATGAGATTGACGCTCACATCGTCGGGCCTCGTGGTCGGTTAGAGGATCACCGCTGCTTCACCAGGCAGTGGATGGAGCTCCAAGACCATTTGTGCAGGGCGAGGCAGAAGGCAAGCCGCTTGGTGGCGAAACTTTCCCTAAACAATACCGTTGGCGCGTCTGTCATCCGGGCCGCACATTGGCATGACGTCGGTAAGGCGCTCGAGCGGGATAGAAACGGTACATCCACCCGGCCGTTTCAGGAGTACTTGCGGCGCGGCGGTACGACCGTCGGAGGTCATCCCCGGCCCGACGCCTTATACGCAAAGTCGAACGGCAGGAAGGCCGGCGAGACCTCGGGGTTCCGGCACGAGATGGCCTCGCTCCTCGCGTTCCTCCAGTCGAAGCACGCCGACGACGACCTCGCGGCGTTCCTGATCCTTGCCCATCATGGCAAGGTGCGCCTCCTTCCCGAGGCGTGGGACGATGATGACCCCGTGGATCTGTGTGGCGTGCGGAAGGGCGACAGGATCCCCGCGGCCGCCTTACCCGTCGGAAATAACCCGATCGTGCTCAACACGAAAATCGTGCTTCCATCCCGCCAGCACCGGGGGTGGCAAGGGCGCGTGCACAAGCTGCTCAAACAACACGGGCCGTTTCTCCTTGCCTACCTGGAAGGCCTCGTGCGCGTCGCAGACTGGAGGGCGAGCTGATGGCAGCGGTCGTCTGCAGCGGGGTCTCGCCGCGTTCGCTCGGCGATCTCCTCAAAGGCTTCGGCGTCATGGCCATCGTCGGGGAGAACTGTCCGGACGCACTGTTCTGGTGGGACGACGCCTTTCACCTGGTGGTCGAGCGGCCCTGCGACGATGGCGCGGATCAGAGGGAGTCGAGGCAGGCGATCGAGGGTGTGGTGCGCGGCCACCTGCTCGGGTGGGGGAGTGTCGTTGCGGAGGCGTTCAAGCCTGTTCGCGGCAGCAAGGAGAAAAAAATCAAACGGCAAGATTCGAAGCTCAAGCTGCGCGATAACCATGATCGGTTCGAGCCCCAGATTGCGGCATGGGCACGGGCGATCGCTCTTCCCGACCCGGACAAGAAGGAGACCGAACCGCACCCGCTGTTCCCTGCCCATGGGCAGGAGGGAAGCGGCGACTACTTTTCCCAGGTCGAGAAGGCAGTCGAGGCGGCCAGAGGTGCTCCGTTGGACATCGCGTGGTCGCTTTTCGCGGAAGGGAACCCCACACTCAAGAAGGGGCTCGACAGCGGCTATCTCTTCTTTCCCGAGCCAATGAAACGCTACGCGACGGGCATCGCGAAGTGGGTGCAGGATCGCGCTGCGCTCAGCCCATGGTGCTTCCTGCTGGCAGTGCGTGGGGCTGTGCTTTTGCGTGGCAGCCTTCGTCGCCTCCGCTGGGGTCGCCGCGCGTACCCCGCGTTCCCGTTCGTGTTCGAGGGCTCGGTGGTCGAGCTCGGGAAGGGCAGTTTCTTCCGAAACGTCGAGGTCCATCTTCCGACATGGACCGCCGCCTACCCTCGGACGCTCGCGGAGTTCGAAGTCCAGATGCGTCAGTTCCAGGCACGTCTGTCAGGCCGGGGCTTCGCCGCCACCGCAGCAGAGTTCCGGGCGGCGGTCGTCGGGCGTGGCCCCGGTGCCGCCTTCGACACCTTCCATCGCTTCGTCCTCGAAGGGCGCCGCCGAGGGCAGGACCAGCGGATGCGTCAAGGCATCCCACGCGGTTCGACGCGCGTTGGGGTCAAGGGCAAGGAACACGCAACGCTACGGCTGATGCTGGCACCGCTCGCGGAAACGGGATGGTTCGACCAGTTCAGCACGGATCGTTTGCGCGCGGAACGTGCGCGCGCGGAGGAGGCCATCCATCGCGCAGTCGATGAGCCCGGGCCCGATACGTATCGTGGCATCCTCAAGTCGCTCTGGGATCTCAACCAGGCGCTTGTCGTGTCCGGTGCCCTGCGCCGGGACCTCGAGGACACAGGCCGGAAGCCGCGCCCACTGCCACCGCTCCCGGCGCTCCTATGGGAGCGTGCACTCGGGAACGAGCCAGACCCGGCCCATCAACTGGGACGTGCCATCGGTTCGATCCTCGGGGTTCGAGCCGACCTCGGGGTTCGAGCCAAGGGTGCGGTTGTCGGGCCCATCCTTGAGCACATGCTCCCGGTTCGCTGGAATTGGAAAAAAAGCGGCGATTGGACAGTTCCGAAAGACCCCCCGTCCCGTCCCCTCAGGTGGGCCGGCCTCAACCCTCTCGCTGACTTCAAAGACCTCTTCTGGTTCCGCTGGCTCGACAGTGCCGAGTTGCCGAAGCTGCCGTTTGCCGCCGCGCGCTTCGCGCGCCTCGCCGACATCGCCGCCCTGCTTCGTGGTGACGTGAACATTCGGGAGGTCCATTGCCTCGCTGGTCTTTACGCGCTTCTCGACTGGGAATCGTTGGGAACCGGGCGGGGTGAAGCGTCAGGTGCATGCGTTCCTGTGCCGCCGTCGTACGCCGCGCTCCGTCTGTGGCTTGAGCTGGGCATCGATCCGCCGCCGAAGTCGCGGCCCCCGCGCGACGGCACTGTCGCACGGCTTCTCTCATTAGGCAGCGCCAGCGGGGTCGAGAAAGCTGTCGAAGTGGCACTCGGGCACCTGCGAGTCAACGGCCTCCCTTGGAGGACGGATCCGAGACCAACCGGAAAGGCTGTTGCGCGCTTCGCCGCGACCATCCCGGCCAACGAGGCAGCGCGAATGCTGCTCGCGGTTCTCGCCCCCATCTCGAAAGATGACACGCTCGCCCTATCGCGGCACCTCTGGGTGCCGATCGAGGAATAAGGAGAACATCGTATGACCCTGCTTGAACAACTCTACGCGCAGGACCACATCGTGATCACCGCGTCGCTCAAGCTCACGAACGGCAACTTTCTCCAGCCCACCGGCTTTCCCGACATCGGTGCCTGCATCTACCGCGACAAGGAAGGCCAGCGCTGGTGCCTCGTCGAGAGCGAGCAGAGCATGGCGAACCGACTCGAAGCGGTCTGCATGAAGGCGCCAGGGGTCTGGGTGGACGACCTCAGGGGCCTGCCGGTCATTGCGGTGGAGGACAAGGGCGGCAAACTCCTGGCGACGAACCTCACCGAGCCGCATCGGATCGCATCGTCCTACATTCTCGAAAGCAAGCTTGCGGGCGGTACCGAAAACCTGCGCAAGCTGTTCGAGGAAAAGATCGGGCTGGAGAACAGGCTGGAGAACAGGCTGGAGAACAGGCTGGAGAACGACGGCGAAATTTGGCCGCTCGACAAGCGGGCCAACCTGGAGAAACTGGTCTTCGCGCTCGATCCGGCGGCGCTACTGCACGGATTCCAGTTCGTTCAGTGGAAGTTCGTCGGGCTGCGCCAGACCCGCCTCATCCACGCGCGGCTGGAAGCGAAACTCGCTGACGATCCCGAGGTCCACTACGGCATGGTGAAGTGGGACGCGATCGAGCCGGAGTCGACACGCGAGGGGCGCGCCAACAAGGGGCAGAGCATTGCCGCGAAGAGCCGCATTGTGCCGAAGAACATCGTTGCAACGTTCGAAATCGACGTTCTGGGGCTGAAGAGCTTGTCGCTCGATGAGGACCGAAAGAAGTTCCTCCTCGGCCTTGCTCTGTGGAAGATCGGCGCTCTCCTCGCCAACAAGGCGTCGTTCGATCCTCGTAGCCGCGCGACCGGGCCGAGTCTCCGCCTCCGCGCCGATTGCTACCTGACCTGCGAGTCGATCTCGTGGAGCGGCAACTCATCAAAGGGGCAGACCACCCCCACCGAGTTGATGGAAGCGAAGCCCACCAGCCTCGGCCAAGCTGACGGTCCGTCCTTCACGCCGGATAATGGGGGACAGAAGTCCGCGGTGACCTTCCAGGTGCTCATCGAAGAACTGCTCGGAAAGGACAAAGTAACCTTCGAGAAACCGAAAGAAGGCAAGTCGAGCGTGGGCGAGTCCGCCGGGGAGCAGGACGGTTCGCACTACGACGGCCCCATGGTGGAGGTCACGTACGAGCCCAAGCAGAATCAGGAGAACAAGCCGAAGCAGGAGAAGAAGGGTGGCAGCAAGGCCGCCCAACAAACAGAGGCGAATGTCGAGCAAGCGGACGAAGCAGCGGACGAAGCACAGGAATGACCAACGCGACTATTATCCAAGTCGAGCTTCTCTCGGGCCGCTACCACGCACACGTGTGGGGGGAGTCCCAGTTTGCAATGGCGGGGCCAGAGTGGCCTCCCTCGCCATGGCGGCTCCTCCGCGCGCTCGCTTCCGCATGGTTCTGCGCACAGCCGGTTTTATCCTCGGAGGTTGATCGCGATGACCTGCTCCAGGCCTTGGGTCGCTCTGACGCGCCCGAGATCTGGCTTCCGCGCACGTCGGTCCACGAGATCCGCTACTACCAGCCCGTGCGGCTGGGCGCGTCCGATCGCGTCCCCCACCACGACCACTTCGCCGTTCCCGAAGGCGGTCGCTTCTGGTTCCGCTTCGAGAAGGCTCTTCAGCCGGATCAGCGGGCGTTGCTCGCCAAACTCCTTGAACGGCTGCGCTATTTCGGCCGCAGCGAGTCCCGTGCGCGCCTCCGCCTGGTGAATTATAACGAGCCGCCAGCTGGCGTCTTCAGGGTCATGCCACGCAGCGGTATTCAGCCCGGTATCCAGCCGACTTCGCCTACCGAGTACCGGCGGGTGCTCTGCACCACGTCCGGGTTCTGGGCGTCGGACCTATGGTTGCTTCGACGTGACGAAGAAACCAGAAAGAAGGAAACCAGAAAGAATGGATACCCGCTGCACCTTGTCGATGAGCTTATCAATGAGAAGATGCCGCTGCCCTGTGGGGCCAGGTGGGTCGAGTACGCGGTGCCGGCTGAAGCACTCGTCCACGAGATCCGGCCGCGCGTGTCAGCGCCACCTGCCAAGCCAAGCGTCAACGTGGCTGAGATTCGTTTCCGCCTGAATCGCCGCATCCCCATTCCGCTTCGGTACGTGGTTGCCGTCGCCCGTGCGTTTCGCGACGCGGCTGTGGAGGCGCATCGGGACCGCACGGGGCAGATGTCGTTGATACTGAGTGGTCGTGAACTCGATGGCACTGTGGCTCGAGGTCATCAGCACGCATACTACCTGCCCCGCCCGCGCGCAGGAGCCGTGACCCTCGATGAGCTTTTGGTCCGCGTGCCCGGCGGGAAGCTTACCCAGGAGGAACTCGACGCGTTGCTTGGCGTCGGGCGCATTCGCGTAGGCGGGCGCAGTTACCCGATCACCGTGGTGCCTGAGGCCGTCGTGGCGTCGGCTAAGCCTGCGCCGGAGGCGCGTCAATGGCAAAGCGTCACTCCGTTCCTGCCGCCGCTACGCCATCGTCAGGGAAGGGAGGAGACCCGTGTGGATCGACAAGCCATCGCATGCGCCGAGAAAGTCTGCGGTCGGCGCCCTGCACATGTCGAGAGTCTGTCCGGTCCTGGTGGCCTCGGCTGTGTCTCGCCTGTCCTGGCACATGAATACGGAACAGGCGGACGGGGCTGGACGCTGACGACACGGCTTGGCTTCTGGCTTCAGCTTACGTTTGACGAACCTGTGAGCCTCGACCGGCCACTCGGTGCCGACGCACACTTCGGTGCCGGGCAGTTCGCACCTGTGGACCAATCCGAAGAAACGTGATCAACGCCTTCGGTAGCACGCCGGCTAACAGCAGCATGCAGCGGACACTGCCGCGCGCCGCTGAACTCTGGCGTCAGACCCTGTCCGTGAGCACCGAGGCACACCGCTTGTTGCGCTTGTCGAGGATTGTGCAAACCGTGGCAGTTGGTGCGGAATGCAGCGCACCGGCTGGGGCACGTCACCATTAGCGTGGTGAAGAGTGTCACCGTTGCGAAGCAGCCTGCCGGGCAACGAGTGGCGACCTCGTATCGAAGCACCGCACGACTCGTCAACCATTGAGGTGGCTACAGTCCGAGCTTCCGAGGCTTGCCAATCGTGTGCCGCATGGCAGAGTTCAGACTTGGCTTCGTCCGCTCCGGCGTGTCGCTTACAATTTGTGCAGGATGTTTTTCCAGCAGTGGAAAGAGAGGTGCAACCATGTCATCTACGGCAGCCATTATGACAGTAACAAAAATGCTGGAATCTTTGCCCGAATCGGTACAGGAGCGGGTAGTCGAGCATTTGCGCGAGTATCTTGCTGACCTGCAGGATGAATTGAAATGGGATAGCCTGTTTGAGCAGACACAGTCCCAATTGGTGACCGCTGCCCGTCGTGCGAAACAGGATATTGTGCAGGGACGCGCACAACCAATGGACGATGAGCAATTATGAAGTCAGCCGTGTTGCCGTCTTTCTGGGCGGCGTATGACATGCTCAATGCCGACGTCAAGCGCCGTGCCAGAAAGGCTTATCGCTTGTGGGTGGAAAATCCCTTTCATCCATCCTTGTATTTCAAGTGCGTCAATCGCGAAGAGAATGTGTGGTCTGTAAGGATCACACGCGGCTATCGTGCTTTGGGTATTCTTGATGGAGACACGGTAACGTGGTTCTGGATTGGTAGCCATGATGAGTACGAACGTTTCATCTCGTGATGGGAAAACATGGCGGACCAACCTGCCGCTCCAGCCGATGCCGCTTCGCGGCGCGGCTGAGTGCTACCGTTGGGCAGCATCGAATTTCTGAAACTTTGTGCAGACAAAGGGCGCTTCCGATGGCTGGAGCCGCCTGTGACGACACACAGGATCAATGCCTACACCCTCTGGAAGCCAGGACTGCCGCAGACCACGCCGTTGCCATCCTTGAATGGGCACAGCTTCGCCGATGAGTCCCAACCCCTCGCTCAAGCTGACCCGCTACGGCAGGCTTACAAATGACTGCCTACGCAGGCAGCCTGGCTCAAACGTCAGGCACCACCCCGCACTGGGGCTGGATTGGGAAGGGAAAGTGTCATGACAGAAGGCACTTACAAAACCCGGCTTCAAACTGCCTTTGGCAAGCCGTGGTGTGACCGGGTCCTCACCGGCGACTACCGGCCAGCCGTACCGTTTTCGATTCAGGACGTGGACATTACGGCGACGTTGCCAGCCATCTTCTATCTTTCCCGCTATGTGCAACGGCGCGGCAAGGGGCGGCTGGCCGAGGTCTTCGGCGGCGGGGACAAAGAGCCTTCAGTGGCTTCCGTCGCCAGTCAGCTTGCCCGGACCCACCATCTCAGGGGCTTTGAAGACGAAACCACCCGGCACATCCTGGGCGATCTGCTCATGGGGTTCTGCCTGGAAAACCGCAGCCGCTCGGAAGACAAGCAGGAACCGCTCCGGCGGGCGCTGCCGACGCACTACTTTGCCGGCTGGCTCGATCTGCCGGAACGCAGCGTCAACCTGCGTTACGTGCCGGAGACGATTGTGGCCATGCTGGCCGGTCAAAACGGCCCGGTCGTCACCGACTCGCCGGCCGATGATCCCACACCGTTTCCTGTCGGGCGGCGGTTTCGGGAAAACCTGCTGCTCAAGCCCTTCCTGCATGGGGTGAAACCACCGGAGCCGTTCAGAGACCTTTCCAGCGACCAGTTTGATGAAGTCACACGGGTGACGCTCCCGGAATGGTTGACAATCCGGCTGGCGGAAGCCCTGGAGCAGCCGCCGCGACCGCTCAGCGCCAGCGCCGGGGGGGCGGCTATCCCCAACCAGCAGCCGCTGGCCTGCATTGCCGCGCCGCTGCGGGAAGACCTGGAGGTATTCATGGCGGCTTATGGTGAAACCATGCCGCGTGGCGTCCTCATCAACCTGCTCGACGCGGCCCTGGCCGTGGGTCTGTCAACCATCCTGACGAGCACGGCTGTCGCCCTGACGGCATGGGCGCAGGACGGGCGTCTGCCCTCCCAACTGCCACGGCTGCCATTGCTTGTGGATGCTTCCAACGGGCTGGACAGGGAACTCAAACGCGCCTCGAAAAAGGTTTTTGAAGCGCAGAGCCGGTTGTTGGCGGAAGTGCCGGTGATCCTGATGGCCTTGCGCCTGCTCGACGTGGAAGTTTCTGCCCTGACAACGCTTTCAGTGTCATTGCCCGCCCGGACCCCGCACGGCGACGCCTATCTCAACCTGCTGGGTGAGGTGCTCTGCGGACGCCATCCCGCTTCCGGGGCTGTCCTGAAGGCGCTGGCTGAAAAAGCGGCCCGGATAGCTGAACTGTGGGCAGAAGATGACCCCCAGATCGTGCGTGACCTCCAGGCGGCGCAGCCGCCTTCCCACGAGTCGGTATGGCGGCTGGCCCGTGTTCTGACAGCCCTGCGCGGCAGGAAACAGACCAGGAAGTGGTTTGAGCTGCTCGATGCCTGCTTTCTGTGCAATCACCCCTGTGGTCTGGTGACGAAACCGGCGGCTGCCGGTAGTCGCGCGCGCCAGGAAACGCGGCATCCGACCCTGACCGATACCATGCTCGATTATCTGGTGCACCTGTGGGTGGCCTATCAACAGCGGAAAAAGCAGCCGCCCACAGTGAAAGGCTTTTTCCTGTGGTTGTGCGACCGCTACGGCCTGTATGTTCACAAACCACCCCCATTCCAAATGCCGGTGCCAGCAAACCTGCTGAGAAGAAACGAGCAGTGGACGGAAGACCGTCTGCGCGATCTGGGCCTGTTCGTGAGCGTCAGCGATGCTGAGCCCGACAAGCGCCTGCTGGCGCGCTTTCCCACGGCCCACGAGTGAACGGCCCACGAGTGAGAAGCCCGGAGGAGATCAGGGATGACGCGGTTCCTGACCAGCATTGAACACTGGGACAAACAGGCGGATGTTCTGGCCAGAGCTTTTTTGCAGCTGCTCGGCAAGGCGCATCCGGGCAAGGTGGCCTTTGTGCGGGATGCCCCACTGGATGTCATCCGCCGGCTGGCCTGCGACCTGCACTTTCAGCAAGTTCTGAAGGAACAGCACTGGCAGGTTTACGGCGTTGCTGAGCGGGAAGACAGGTACGACAACATCATTACTTCTGACCAGGCTGTGGCGCTGCGGGAACAGAAAGGCCCGGCGCTGTTGCTGCTCGTGGACCGTCAGAAAGCCGGCCCCGGTATGGACGGGGTTTATAGTGCCTGCCGGGAAATCAAGGAAGAAAAACTCTTCAAGCAGGCCTGTGACGAGGTCGTGCAGGGGATTGAATCACCCACTTACCGCAAATGGCTGCGCCACCTGCTTAAAGAAACGAGTCAACAGCAGGAACATCGTTCACCCTGGTTTCGGTTTGATTTTCTTGTGCGGAGCGCCACCGACCCCTCATCCTGGGGGAAGTTCTTGTGGTTGCTCGGACTATGGCCCGTGGTTGGCTTCCCCATCGCCGGCAAGGCTGATGAGCAGAAGGCGCTGCTTTATCTGGAGCAATCTGCCCGGCTGGTAGCTGAGGTGCTGGACACAAGAGACCCGCTTTTGTCGGTTGCAGAACGCTTGGCGCGGGCCCAGGTGCGGACAAAAACCGAAGCCGACACTCTGGCGCTCCAACAATTCCTGGAAACCAGACGGCACGAACCGACAGAAGCCCTGCTCCGGGCGTTGTCCGAACATCCACACTTCTGGCTTGGTGAGATTGAGCTTGCCTCGGCCGCGACCAGCCTGAGTGCGATTGAACTCAGTCCCTGGCGTACCAAGCGCGGCACTGCTCCCTTCAAGTGGTCGGGACTCATTGCGGACGAACAGGAAAAAGACCCCGTGTGGGTCATCAGCCCGGATGACGACGAGGGGCAGCTCCAAATCAAATGGAAAACTGTGCCGCCGGAACTGCCGGAAGGCAGCGTGCAGTACCACCTGTCCATCGTGGCTGAAGACGGCCAGGCACTGGCCGGGAAACAGGTTTCGCATCGCGGCAAAAAGGAAGAGGTCGCCGCCTTTACCTCCGATGATCTGACGGACGATACCGGGCAGCTCTACGTCCGGGCGCGGGTGCGCCTCACGGCTGAAGACGGGCAGACGCGGATTGAACAGGAAACCGAGCCGTTCATCATCCGGTATGGCGAGCTGCCGCCCGACGCTGCACACTCACGGTCATTTCCCCGGGTGCGGACGCTCAGTGACGGCCTGGTGCAACTGGATGACCGGGAACAGGCTACAGCCGCCTATGCCTCCCCGGACGTGGCGTTTGCAGATGGGCAGGTTACCTTGTCCGTCCACCGGGGGCGCGGGTTTCGTCTCGCCCACCCGAAGCTGTTTGCCGAGATAACATCACGCTGGAAAGGTGACATTCTACGGTGGCGGCTCAAGGTCCGGAATTCCGGGCGCTGGCAGGCACCCGACCTGCACCCCATACCCTTACAGCCCAGTGTGGAAACTTCGGTGAGCCTCTGGCAACGCGCCCAAGCTGCTACCGAAACCCTGTCCGAACTGTGCCGCACGGTCAGCCTGAGCGGCCTTTGCTACGTCACCGGCACGCCGCAGGCAGAGGTGATCAGAACGTATCTTGATGCCTGGTGTGAACTGCTGGCGGTCGGCGACCCGGAGTTGGCGCTAGTGGGGACGGTTGAAGTCCGTGACGGACAGGACAACGTCCGTGGGCTGATCGTGTTGCCCACCCATCCGCTGCGGCTGGCCTGGCAGGCGGCCTACGATGACCTGCTGTTTGAGCTGCGTTTCAGGCAGGGTGCAACGCTCAAAGGACGTAAGCACGACCTGAGTTATCTGAGTGGCGCCTGGTTTCCGGGTTGGTTGCCGGGTGTGGACGGCGTGCGTGCCTTCGTCTTTGCTGACACGCTGGGCTTTCACGCTGTGGTGCTGACGCCCGAAGCCGACCCCGAACCCAAAGCCACAGTGGCCCTGCTGGCGCAGGCGCTCGACAACGGCGGGCAGGAAAGCCAGGCGCAGGAATCCCTAGCCGAG
This window contains:
- a CDS encoding DEAD/DEAH box helicase, which translates into the protein MTQGRANCFDNWFEKATGRKPFPYQRALAQCGRLPELLEVPTGTGKTAAAILGWLWRRRCHPKETVRNATPRRLVYCLPMRVLVEQTRACAVRWLNNLGLLAGKATFDGDRLEGYEVDWKQQDKIAVVRLMGGESQRDWREYPEREAIIIGTQDMLLSRALNRGFAMPPQEWPIDFGFLNVDALWVMDEVQLMGPGRTTSVQLQAFWDAAPPSHGLRQTLWMSATLGSQAGSLQLPNWMQTPEKSQLLACQHTNADLQNPAFALRWNAPKRLELHLDSAANNTGVTKPKVKPARGKRKPGSKDDAQAGKPGEQGWTVESPDLHTAILDEANGGRLVLVFVNQVKRARELHDRLRASAGAGAEVLLVHARMRPRDRHAVVSKLGTATPASGRIVVTTQVLEAGVDLDADALFTELCPWPSLVQRFGRLNRSGTRPRSSDVNKGKAKPARAVVFEFVVFEPPQPTRDKESSADYEVRPSWPYEPEAIDEARKLLAQVAEAHDGSLSPKTLSTLSISLPLEGPVLRRFDLDDLFDTDPDLSGGHTDVTPYLRAADRDVDAYLLWRRIKGGLNVRIKGGLNVDKQVPIHRDELCPVPFYEAQEAFAEREVWILTLSTGRKGRAAWRKATGREIRAGDTVMVNREAGCYREDAGWTGEAKDIPSRVVDRWEKNGGQLVRAWVEIGGAGKPFFDEIDAHIVGPRGRLEDHRCFTRQWMELQDHLCRARQKASRLVAKLSLNNTVGASVIRAAHWHDVGKALERDRNGTSTRPFQEYLRRGGTTVGGHPRPDALYAKSNGRKAGETSGFRHEMASLLAFLQSKHADDDLAAFLILAHHGKVRLLPEAWDDDDPVDLCGVRKGDRIPAAALPVGNNPIVLNTKIVLPSRQHRGWQGRVHKLLKQHGPFLLAYLEGLVRVADWRAS
- the csx17 gene encoding type I-U CRISPR-associated protein Csx17 — translated: MAAVVCSGVSPRSLGDLLKGFGVMAIVGENCPDALFWWDDAFHLVVERPCDDGADQRESRQAIEGVVRGHLLGWGSVVAEAFKPVRGSKEKKIKRQDSKLKLRDNHDRFEPQIAAWARAIALPDPDKKETEPHPLFPAHGQEGSGDYFSQVEKAVEAARGAPLDIAWSLFAEGNPTLKKGLDSGYLFFPEPMKRYATGIAKWVQDRAALSPWCFLLAVRGAVLLRGSLRRLRWGRRAYPAFPFVFEGSVVELGKGSFFRNVEVHLPTWTAAYPRTLAEFEVQMRQFQARLSGRGFAATAAEFRAAVVGRGPGAAFDTFHRFVLEGRRRGQDQRMRQGIPRGSTRVGVKGKEHATLRLMLAPLAETGWFDQFSTDRLRAERARAEEAIHRAVDEPGPDTYRGILKSLWDLNQALVVSGALRRDLEDTGRKPRPLPPLPALLWERALGNEPDPAHQLGRAIGSILGVRADLGVRAKGAVVGPILEHMLPVRWNWKKSGDWTVPKDPPSRPLRWAGLNPLADFKDLFWFRWLDSAELPKLPFAAARFARLADIAALLRGDVNIREVHCLAGLYALLDWESLGTGRGEASGACVPVPPSYAALRLWLELGIDPPPKSRPPRDGTVARLLSLGSASGVEKAVEVALGHLRVNGLPWRTDPRPTGKAVARFAATIPANEAARMLLAVLAPISKDDTLALSRHLWVPIEE
- the cas7u gene encoding type I-U CRISPR-associated RAMP protein Csb1/Cas7u — its product is MTLLEQLYAQDHIVITASLKLTNGNFLQPTGFPDIGACIYRDKEGQRWCLVESEQSMANRLEAVCMKAPGVWVDDLRGLPVIAVEDKGGKLLATNLTEPHRIASSYILESKLAGGTENLRKLFEEKIGLENRLENRLENRLENDGEIWPLDKRANLEKLVFALDPAALLHGFQFVQWKFVGLRQTRLIHARLEAKLADDPEVHYGMVKWDAIEPESTREGRANKGQSIAAKSRIVPKNIVATFEIDVLGLKSLSLDEDRKKFLLGLALWKIGALLANKASFDPRSRATGPSLRLRADCYLTCESISWSGNSSKGQTTPTELMEAKPTSLGQADGPSFTPDNGGQKSAVTFQVLIEELLGKDKVTFEKPKEGKSSVGESAGEQDGSHYDGPMVEVTYEPKQNQENKPKQEKKGGSKAAQQTEANVEQADEAADEAQE
- the csb2 gene encoding type I-U CRISPR-associated protein Csb2, yielding MTNATIIQVELLSGRYHAHVWGESQFAMAGPEWPPSPWRLLRALASAWFCAQPVLSSEVDRDDLLQALGRSDAPEIWLPRTSVHEIRYYQPVRLGASDRVPHHDHFAVPEGGRFWFRFEKALQPDQRALLAKLLERLRYFGRSESRARLRLVNYNEPPAGVFRVMPRSGIQPGIQPTSPTEYRRVLCTTSGFWASDLWLLRRDEETRKKETRKNGYPLHLVDELINEKMPLPCGARWVEYAVPAEALVHEIRPRVSAPPAKPSVNVAEIRFRLNRRIPIPLRYVVAVARAFRDAAVEAHRDRTGQMSLILSGRELDGTVARGHQHAYYLPRPRAGAVTLDELLVRVPGGKLTQEELDALLGVGRIRVGGRSYPITVVPEAVVASAKPAPEARQWQSVTPFLPPLRHRQGREETRVDRQAIACAEKVCGRRPAHVESLSGPGGLGCVSPVLAHEYGTGGRGWTLTTRLGFWLQLTFDEPVSLDRPLGADAHFGAGQFAPVDQSEET